The proteins below come from a single Alistipes sp. ZOR0009 genomic window:
- a CDS encoding methyl-accepting chemotaxis protein, translating to MAGDDIDYGLAGYAALLDGAAGRVVQKFRVMLLWMTISIAKPPKSIAEASKLIAKPLKSIAEASKSIERASTAIVAVSKSIESVPTAIVAVPNSIARVSKSIERASTVIVAVSKSVERVSTAIVSVSKAIAIVSKLVAKLSKSIASLSKGAARATMQAAALPKSDEMLPYLVTCRSRFFVQWFPLLVRLSSFFDINFTPVTLSAALFTSCCRCLPPSSFPFTLQLILLV from the coding sequence TTGGCTGGGGACGATATCGATTATGGATTGGCAGGCTACGCTGCTTTACTAGATGGCGCTGCAGGTAGAGTAGTCCAGAAGTTTAGGGTAATGCTTTTATGGATGACGATATCAATTGCAAAACCACCTAAGTCAATTGCAGAAGCGTCGAAGTTGATTGCAAAGCCGTTGAAGTCGATTGCAGAAGCGTCGAAGTCAATTGAAAGAGCGTCGACTGCAATTGTGGCAGTGTCGAAGTCGATTGAAAGCGTGCCGACTGCAATTGTGGCAGTGCCGAACTCAATTGCGAGAGTGTCGAAGTCAATTGAAAGAGCGTCGACTGTAATTGTGGCAGTGTCGAAGTCGGTTGAAAGAGTGTCGACTGCAATTGTGTCAGTGTCGAAGGCGATTGCAATCGTGTCGAAGCTCGTTGCAAAGCTGTCGAAGTCAATTGCAAGTCTATCGAAGGGAGCTGCAAGAGCAACAATGCAAGCTGCAGCACTGCCGAAATCGGATGAAATGCTGCCGTATTTGGTTACATGCCGCTCAAGGTTTTTTGTACAATGGTTTCCTTTGCTTGTACGCCTATCATCCTTTTTCGATATAAATTTTACTCCGGTTACGCTATCCGCAGCTCTTTTTACCTCTTGCTGCAGGTGCCTTCCGCCATCATCATTCCCCTTTACGCTTCAGCTAATCCTGCTTGTTTAA
- a CDS encoding SpoIIE family protein phosphatase produces the protein MRPKVLLVDSNYEQLKALENLLEPIQCDIYKASTGMDAFEIALKYSIDLFISEVFLPLLDGATLVKEVRKLHYGKDSIFIFLTNAINEDSVVKCIDDGADDVVIKPINDAIFKTKIKGLLNRIAENHAAQKSIVQKNLNADIGEILYCKAPNARAKISNTHLSINNVSNFCELKEVFDSRSIWMVFIDSTATWATSSIHKIIHQIGVNTPIWLLASRTTTEKMQAQFIESGGFGIIQKHRNQQIITSQINALVNREINLKNQYVNSIKQAVQSSPVHFASEYEESFSDFDLKIKYEPFTKPAGGDFYEIVKLNNNHTLILLGDVMGKRWGAWFFANAYLAYIRASLKVFPAQRQFEIGNNLGLLVSEINQFLYKDIQLSDAFTTLIALLIIPEKKIARISAAGAIYPILHKSSEKKNSVIPVTGKILGIVENEKYTSVDVSYSAGDKIMLFTDGYTEAYDTVKDRFVGIEKISATLEMPLNRGITSMKKFEQAIVSNNSIEAFNDDRTMMLIDFK, from the coding sequence ATGAGACCAAAGGTTCTCTTAGTAGATAGCAATTACGAGCAACTAAAAGCCCTTGAGAACCTTCTCGAACCAATTCAATGCGACATATACAAGGCATCAACCGGGATGGATGCCTTCGAAATTGCGCTCAAGTACAGCATCGACCTGTTCATTTCGGAAGTATTTCTGCCGCTACTTGATGGAGCAACACTGGTTAAGGAAGTTCGAAAGCTACACTACGGGAAAGATTCCATCTTCATATTTCTCACCAACGCCATTAACGAGGATAGCGTCGTCAAATGTATTGACGATGGCGCTGACGACGTTGTCATAAAGCCAATCAACGATGCCATCTTTAAAACAAAGATCAAAGGCCTGCTAAACCGCATCGCCGAGAACCATGCCGCCCAAAAAAGCATTGTACAAAAGAACCTGAACGCCGATATTGGAGAGATTCTGTACTGCAAGGCCCCCAACGCCAGAGCAAAGATTAGCAACACGCACCTATCTATAAACAACGTCTCCAACTTTTGCGAGCTAAAGGAGGTATTTGACAGCCGAAGCATCTGGATGGTATTTATTGACAGTACGGCGACATGGGCTACCAGCTCTATCCATAAGATAATCCATCAAATTGGGGTTAACACGCCAATATGGCTGCTGGCATCGAGAACAACCACCGAAAAAATGCAGGCGCAGTTTATCGAATCGGGCGGATTTGGGATCATCCAAAAGCATAGAAACCAGCAAATAATTACAAGCCAAATTAACGCCCTTGTAAATAGGGAAATCAACCTCAAAAATCAGTACGTTAACTCCATTAAGCAGGCGGTACAATCCTCACCCGTGCACTTTGCCTCGGAGTACGAGGAGTCGTTCTCCGATTTCGACCTAAAAATTAAGTACGAGCCCTTTACCAAACCAGCGGGCGGCGACTTTTACGAAATAGTTAAGCTTAACAACAACCATACGCTCATACTTTTGGGCGATGTTATGGGCAAACGCTGGGGAGCCTGGTTTTTTGCCAACGCCTACCTGGCCTACATAAGGGCAAGCCTCAAGGTCTTTCCCGCGCAGCGCCAATTCGAGATTGGAAACAACCTAGGCCTGCTGGTTAGCGAAATCAACCAGTTCCTATATAAGGACATCCAGCTTTCGGACGCCTTTACCACCCTAATTGCGCTGCTCATAATCCCCGAGAAAAAGATTGCGCGCATATCGGCCGCTGGCGCAATCTACCCAATCCTACATAAAAGCAGCGAAAAGAAGAACTCCGTAATCCCCGTAACGGGCAAGATACTGGGCATTGTGGAAAACGAGAAGTACACCTCGGTTGACGTATCCTACAGCGCAGGCGATAAGATTATGCTCTTTACCGACGGCTACACCGAGGCTTACGACACCGTAAAAGACAGGTTTGTTGGCATCGAGAAGATATCGGCAACGCTAGAAATGCCGCTTAACAGGGGGATAACCAGCATGAAAAAGTTTGAGCAGGCAATTGTTAGCAACAACAGCATAGAGGCGTTTAACGACGACCGCACCATGATGCTCATAGACTTTAAGTAG
- the gcvT gene encoding glycine cleavage system aminomethyltransferase GcvT: MKSTAFTNFHIELGARMVPFAGYNMPIEYFGINEEHVTVREKVGVFDVSHMGEVWVKGPKAFDFVQYITSNDVAALFDGKVQYSCFPNGKGGIVDDLLVYRVDAETYLLVINAANIDKDWSWIVEQGKGFGFTPGKEIYNASDEICQLAIQGPLAMQVVQKITEEQITDMEYYTFRKVNIAGIKDAILSTTGYTGSGGCEIYVANEDGEKLWKAIFEAGKEEGIRAIGLGARDTLRLEMGFCLYGNDINDTTSPIEAGLGWITKFTDEKNFIDKELLLQQKKEGVSRKLVGFEMVDRGIPRQHYEICDAEGNVIGEVTSGTMSPMLKIGVGMGYVKPGFAKVGTEIYLSIRGKLIKAKVAKLPFYKG; the protein is encoded by the coding sequence ATGAAAAGTACAGCGTTTACTAATTTTCACATAGAATTAGGTGCTCGTATGGTTCCCTTTGCTGGGTATAACATGCCAATCGAGTATTTTGGTATCAATGAAGAGCACGTTACTGTTCGCGAAAAGGTTGGCGTTTTTGACGTAAGCCACATGGGTGAAGTTTGGGTTAAAGGTCCTAAAGCTTTCGATTTCGTACAGTATATTACCTCTAATGATGTTGCCGCTCTTTTTGACGGCAAGGTTCAGTACTCTTGCTTCCCTAATGGTAAGGGTGGAATTGTAGACGATCTTCTAGTTTATCGTGTAGATGCAGAAACCTACCTTCTTGTTATCAACGCCGCCAATATCGATAAGGATTGGAGCTGGATTGTTGAGCAAGGAAAGGGATTCGGATTTACACCTGGTAAGGAGATCTACAACGCCTCTGACGAGATTTGCCAGCTTGCCATTCAAGGTCCCCTTGCAATGCAGGTTGTTCAAAAAATCACCGAAGAGCAAATCACCGACATGGAATACTATACCTTCCGTAAGGTAAACATTGCCGGTATCAAGGATGCCATTCTATCTACAACCGGATATACAGGTTCGGGCGGCTGCGAAATTTACGTGGCAAATGAAGATGGCGAAAAGCTTTGGAAGGCCATTTTTGAAGCAGGTAAGGAAGAAGGAATCAGGGCTATTGGTCTTGGTGCTCGCGATACTTTGCGTCTAGAAATGGGATTCTGCCTATACGGAAATGATATCAACGATACCACTTCTCCTATTGAGGCTGGCCTTGGCTGGATTACAAAGTTTACCGATGAGAAGAACTTTATTGATAAGGAGCTTCTTCTTCAGCAAAAGAAGGAAGGCGTTAGCCGTAAGCTGGTAGGTTTCGAAATGGTTGATCGTGGTATTCCACGTCAGCACTACGAAATTTGCGACGCCGAGGGTAACGTAATCGGAGAGGTAACTTCAGGAACAATGTCTCCAATGCTTAAAATTGGCGTTGGTATGGGCTACGTTAAACCAGGATTTGCAAAGGTAGGCACAGAGATCTATCTTAGCATTCGCGGAAAGCTCATCAAGGCAAAGGTTGCCAAGCTGCCATTTTACAAGGGGTAA
- a CDS encoding MBL fold metallo-hydrolase, giving the protein MKISILGSGSEGNATYIDLAGVPILVDAGFSGKTLMERFLQIEVVPSCLKALLVTHEHVDHIKGVGIISRKLNLPIYITPESYRVAQRQLGKIAEGNLRFISGDFWIDGKVHVIPFDVNHDAARTVGFRLEGVNGKTVVVTTDVGSVTTDIAPFFRNADVIVLESNYDFGMLQACDYPYALKQRINSSHGHLSNEDSCRMIGEFYHSNLKKVYLAHVSKNSNTYEMALNTTLQELNARCISLDVEVAYQHHPTPMFEL; this is encoded by the coding sequence ATGAAGATATCGATTTTAGGCAGTGGGAGTGAGGGGAATGCCACCTACATAGATTTGGCCGGCGTGCCCATTCTGGTTGATGCTGGGTTTAGTGGCAAAACGTTAATGGAGCGATTCCTTCAAATAGAGGTTGTTCCCAGCTGCTTAAAAGCTCTTTTGGTTACGCACGAGCACGTAGACCATATAAAAGGAGTGGGAATCATCTCCCGTAAGCTGAATCTCCCCATCTACATAACCCCCGAAAGCTACCGAGTTGCCCAACGCCAGCTTGGCAAAATAGCCGAAGGCAATCTTCGCTTTATCAGCGGCGATTTTTGGATAGATGGCAAGGTGCACGTTATTCCTTTTGATGTAAACCACGATGCTGCGCGCACTGTTGGCTTTCGGTTGGAAGGGGTAAATGGCAAAACGGTTGTTGTGACAACCGATGTGGGATCTGTAACAACCGATATCGCTCCCTTTTTCCGCAATGCTGACGTTATTGTTTTAGAATCGAACTACGATTTTGGCATGCTTCAAGCGTGCGACTATCCTTACGCCCTTAAGCAACGAATAAACAGCAGCCATGGGCATCTTTCTAACGAGGATTCGTGCAGAATGATTGGCGAGTTTTACCATTCCAACTTGAAGAAGGTGTATCTTGCCCATGTGAGCAAAAATAGCAACACCTACGAAATGGCTCTGAACACAACGCTCCAAGAGCTGAATGCGCGCTGTATTTCTCTTGATGTGGAGGTTGCGTATCAGCATCACCCAACGCCAATGTTCGAATTGTGA
- a CDS encoding RagB/SusD family nutrient uptake outer membrane protein — protein sequence MRNRYILLLLAALMFASCSDLKEEILDEQNGSDIVANEKNVGMIVAPSYAYLRDLQSRTGVWYGIETSTDEVALPTRGAAWNNPDYRSLFSHDYDPLNSYLRNTWNSFMIGLTKCNVSLQNLEKLPQTDLVKTYIAEVRFIRALCMYQLNDLFGKFPFRESTEFDYSKSPKILSRVEAVDRIEKELKEIIPTLKMKGEVPYGRITRAAAQLLLAKLYLNNQVYTGTAPTFADGAAKWQQVIDLCNEIEKSGKYVLADDYWKLYLSDNAAYSNQTETILPVIYNSAAGIGGTSWVTMSLSYNQTFGAYTNNLNGYCTTPTFLDTWDQSDPRFKDDRLKSQTGFNLGFLVGQQFDVKGNPIRTRTPDDGLLIYTKEFSLTNSSEGAGVRVIKYAPDPNTTYPGSSENDFQYYRYSDVYLMRAEAKFRSGNIDGALADINELRGKRRVNLIDKADFSLTKIYNERGFEFYWEGSRRNDMVRFNKYCEPRYEKPKETPTYKILFPIPTSALEANPLLKQNEGYVSQ from the coding sequence ATGAGAAATAGATATATATTACTTCTCCTTGCTGCATTAATGTTTGCATCATGCTCTGATTTAAAGGAGGAGATTCTCGATGAGCAAAATGGCTCTGATATTGTTGCCAATGAGAAAAATGTAGGTATGATTGTAGCTCCTTCGTACGCTTACCTTCGCGATCTACAAAGCCGTACCGGTGTTTGGTATGGAATCGAAACTTCTACTGATGAAGTAGCACTGCCTACTCGTGGGGCAGCTTGGAATAATCCAGATTACCGTTCTTTATTTTCGCATGATTATGATCCCTTGAATAGCTATTTAAGAAACACTTGGAATAGCTTCATGATTGGCTTGACTAAGTGTAATGTATCTCTTCAAAATTTAGAGAAACTTCCACAGACAGATTTGGTAAAAACATATATTGCAGAAGTTCGCTTCATTCGAGCATTATGCATGTATCAGCTAAATGACCTGTTCGGAAAATTCCCTTTTCGAGAGTCAACTGAATTTGACTATTCTAAATCGCCTAAAATTTTATCGCGAGTTGAGGCTGTTGATCGCATTGAAAAGGAACTGAAAGAGATTATTCCAACATTGAAGATGAAGGGAGAAGTGCCTTATGGAAGGATTACTAGAGCTGCGGCTCAGCTGCTACTTGCTAAGTTGTATTTAAACAATCAAGTTTATACTGGAACAGCACCTACTTTTGCTGATGGAGCTGCAAAATGGCAGCAGGTTATTGATCTCTGCAATGAAATTGAAAAATCAGGTAAGTATGTGCTTGCTGATGATTACTGGAAATTATATTTGTCTGATAATGCAGCGTATTCTAACCAAACAGAAACAATTCTTCCTGTAATATATAATTCAGCGGCAGGCATTGGTGGTACATCTTGGGTAACTATGTCATTGAGCTATAACCAAACTTTTGGGGCATATACAAATAACTTGAATGGGTATTGTACTACGCCAACTTTTCTTGACACATGGGATCAGTCAGATCCTCGTTTTAAAGATGATAGATTGAAAAGCCAAACAGGTTTCAACTTGGGCTTTTTAGTTGGGCAGCAGTTTGATGTTAAAGGAAATCCAATACGTACAAGGACTCCTGACGATGGCCTTTTGATTTATACTAAAGAGTTTTCTTTGACTAATTCATCAGAAGGTGCAGGTGTTAGAGTTATAAAATATGCCCCAGATCCTAACACAACTTATCCAGGGTCTAGTGAGAATGATTTTCAATACTATCGTTATTCTGATGTTTATTTGATGCGAGCTGAAGCAAAGTTCCGCAGTGGGAATATTGATGGTGCTCTTGCTGATATTAATGAGTTACGAGGAAAAAGGAGAGTAAACTTGATTGATAAGGCTGATTTTTCGCTAACTAAGATTTACAACGAGCGTGGATTCGAATTCTATTGGGAAGGATCTCGTCGTAACGACATGGTTCGCTTTAACAAGTATTGCGAGCCCCGTTACGAAAAGCCTAAGGAAACACCAACCTACAAAATTCTGTTCCCAATTCCAACTTCGGCATTAGAGGCTAATCCTTTGCTAAAGCAAAATGAAGGATATGTTTCTCAATAG
- a CDS encoding alpha-amylase family glycosyl hydrolase, with protein sequence MKAVKRILLASTGLLLAVGAWGQGAFKPTPKWLDKAAFYQIYPQSFKDSDGDGIGDINGIIQKLDYIKWLGCNAIWINPCFESAFQDAGYDVIDFYKVASRYGTNEDMRRLFKEAHRRNMKVCLDLVAGHTSIESPWFKMSQQRERNEYSDRYIWTPDSTIKPEKFVTGVFERNGTYMKNFFDCQPALNYGYGQPDPANVWEQPTSAEGPQKTRKELMKIMDYWMDLGCDGFRVDLASSLVKKDPNLTETYKLWAEVRNHFQSKHPKGVLIAEWGNPKRAIKAGFMVDFIIQFGGSGYNELFFNKEGVFRKDTCYFDLAGNGSPMKYIANIRAQLDSVANNGYVCIPTSNHDFQRPHSGARNTTEQLKCVMAFLFTQPGVPLVYYGDEIGMRYISNLPNKEGSVVKRGNRAGSRTPMQWDLSSNAGFSTALPENIYLPVDAAATQINVQSQMANTKSLLHFTKQLLALRAKSKALSHRGEIKFYNTEAKSYPLVYTRQMNGERYLIVINPSGAKQRMEVELPLVASVVKEPVSEGVAVAVANSRLTIDSEPTSYGVFKLK encoded by the coding sequence ATGAAAGCAGTTAAACGTATTTTATTGGCTTCCACCGGCCTGCTGCTGGCGGTAGGCGCTTGGGGGCAAGGAGCATTCAAGCCTACTCCAAAGTGGCTCGATAAGGCTGCGTTTTACCAAATATATCCGCAGAGTTTTAAGGACTCCGATGGTGATGGAATTGGAGATATCAACGGAATTATACAGAAGTTAGACTACATAAAGTGGTTGGGTTGTAATGCTATTTGGATTAACCCCTGTTTTGAGTCTGCGTTTCAGGATGCAGGGTACGACGTAATCGATTTCTACAAGGTTGCCTCAAGATATGGCACTAACGAAGATATGCGAAGGCTTTTTAAGGAGGCTCATAGGCGTAACATGAAGGTTTGCCTCGACTTGGTTGCTGGTCACACCTCTATCGAATCGCCTTGGTTTAAGATGTCGCAGCAGCGCGAGCGTAACGAATATTCCGATAGGTATATTTGGACGCCCGACTCCACTATCAAGCCGGAGAAGTTTGTTACGGGTGTGTTTGAGCGTAACGGAACCTACATGAAGAACTTTTTTGACTGTCAGCCGGCGTTAAACTACGGCTACGGGCAGCCCGATCCGGCTAATGTGTGGGAACAACCAACGTCAGCCGAGGGCCCTCAGAAAACCAGAAAGGAGCTGATGAAAATCATGGACTACTGGATGGATTTGGGGTGCGATGGTTTTAGAGTCGACTTGGCCTCTTCGTTGGTAAAGAAAGACCCAAACCTTACCGAAACGTACAAGCTATGGGCCGAGGTGCGTAACCATTTTCAGAGTAAACATCCCAAGGGAGTGCTTATCGCCGAGTGGGGAAATCCTAAGCGTGCAATTAAAGCTGGGTTTATGGTCGACTTTATTATTCAGTTTGGTGGGAGCGGCTACAACGAACTTTTCTTTAACAAGGAGGGTGTATTTCGTAAGGATACATGCTACTTCGATTTGGCCGGAAATGGTTCGCCGATGAAGTATATTGCGAACATTCGCGCGCAGCTCGATTCGGTAGCCAACAACGGTTACGTTTGTATTCCTACCTCCAACCACGATTTCCAGCGGCCTCATTCGGGCGCGCGAAACACCACCGAGCAGCTGAAGTGCGTTATGGCATTTTTATTTACCCAGCCAGGCGTGCCGCTGGTGTACTACGGCGACGAGATTGGGATGCGCTACATCTCCAACCTGCCCAATAAGGAGGGGAGCGTGGTTAAGCGCGGAAATCGTGCCGGTTCCAGAACGCCAATGCAGTGGGATTTATCGTCAAATGCAGGTTTTTCGACGGCATTGCCCGAAAATATTTACTTGCCGGTAGATGCCGCAGCTACGCAAATAAATGTACAAAGCCAAATGGCCAACACCAAATCATTGCTGCATTTCACCAAGCAGCTGCTTGCGCTCCGGGCAAAGAGTAAGGCGTTATCGCATCGGGGCGAGATCAAATTCTACAATACCGAGGCAAAATCCTATCCGTTGGTGTACACCCGCCAGATGAACGGAGAGCGTTACCTTATTGTCATTAACCCTTCGGGGGCTAAGCAGCGAATGGAGGTGGAGCTTCCTTTGGTTGCTTCTGTAGTTAAGGAGCCTGTTTCCGAGGGGGTAGCCGTTGCGGTTGCAAATAGCCGGCTTACCATCGATTCGGAGCCAACATCTTATGGGGTGTTTAAGCTAAAATAG
- a CDS encoding glycoside hydrolase family 65 protein yields the protein MSRKLLASLVGLFLFSGGLHAQDPWKVKASNIDKGSYYGGTVANGMVGVVSSPEPLKASNIILAGTYDLYGRGRVDNFLNGFNMLNMRLVIDGSTVTSANISNFVQELDMKGAVLKSSFQFKDLARVTYSYLALRQLPFSVMLDVTVEPLKDVTITAVNVTETPDGLNSSKYYFNEINRKHVGIGLMTSTAKSPTGKLTIGACSSFLFPEKRGEEPNISHDTPNTNSHQMRFSKPLKAGVPYTFSLVGSTISSAYHPDPYNEVERLTIFASLEGRERLLKRHALAWEKLWESDITVEGDAQVQQDIHSMLYHAYSFVREGSALSMSPMGLSGLGYNGHIFWDADVWVFPALLVLQPELAKSMIDYRFNMLDAAKKNAFEHGYKGAKYPWESSDSGFEQTPVWALTGPFEHHVTACVALAAWNYFCVTQDMEWLKTKGWPILSATAEFWASRVDRRADGKFDIKNVVAADEWAENVDNNAFTNAAAKANFRNANAAAKLLGLKVNTTWENMANNLVIERFADGVIREHATYNGEKIKQADVNLLAYPLSEVTDAAQIKKDLEYYEVRVPERNTPAMTQAIFALLYSRIGNADKAQHFFHDAYKPNLLPPFNVIAETKGGDNPYFVTGAGGALQAVMMGFGGLEITPKGIVQVGSVLPKGWKSLTIKGVGLDKKTYTKTAK from the coding sequence ATGAGTCGCAAATTGCTGGCTTCACTAGTTGGATTATTTTTATTTTCGGGAGGATTGCACGCGCAAGACCCGTGGAAAGTAAAGGCCTCGAACATCGATAAGGGCAGCTACTACGGGGGTACGGTTGCCAACGGGATGGTTGGGGTCGTATCATCTCCCGAACCTCTAAAGGCTTCTAATATTATACTGGCAGGCACCTACGATCTTTACGGAAGAGGACGGGTTGATAACTTTTTGAATGGCTTCAACATGCTTAACATGCGGTTGGTGATTGATGGTTCTACGGTTACTAGCGCCAACATCAGCAATTTTGTGCAGGAGCTAGACATGAAGGGCGCCGTGCTAAAGTCTTCTTTTCAGTTTAAAGATCTTGCAAGGGTTACCTACTCGTACTTGGCGCTACGCCAGCTGCCTTTTTCGGTAATGCTCGACGTTACCGTGGAACCGTTGAAGGATGTTACCATCACGGCCGTGAACGTTACGGAGACACCAGATGGGCTTAATAGCAGCAAGTACTATTTTAACGAGATAAACCGTAAGCATGTGGGCATTGGGCTTATGACCTCTACCGCAAAGAGCCCTACCGGAAAGCTAACCATTGGCGCATGCTCCAGCTTTCTTTTCCCCGAAAAAAGGGGCGAAGAACCTAATATCTCTCACGATACGCCCAACACCAACTCGCATCAAATGCGCTTTAGCAAGCCGCTGAAGGCGGGGGTGCCCTATACGTTTTCGTTGGTAGGGTCTACCATCTCTTCGGCCTACCATCCCGATCCGTACAACGAGGTTGAGCGTCTGACCATTTTCGCTAGCCTCGAGGGGCGCGAGCGCCTGCTAAAGAGGCACGCTCTTGCATGGGAAAAGCTTTGGGAATCCGATATTACCGTCGAGGGCGATGCGCAGGTGCAGCAGGATATTCATAGCATGCTTTACCATGCCTACTCGTTTGTTCGCGAGGGGTCGGCGCTATCGATGTCTCCAATGGGATTGTCGGGCCTTGGCTACAACGGGCACATCTTTTGGGATGCCGACGTATGGGTATTTCCGGCGTTGCTGGTACTCCAACCCGAATTGGCAAAGTCGATGATCGATTACCGCTTTAATATGCTCGATGCAGCTAAGAAAAATGCCTTCGAGCACGGGTATAAGGGTGCAAAGTATCCTTGGGAGAGTTCCGACTCGGGCTTTGAGCAAACTCCGGTATGGGCTTTAACCGGACCGTTCGAGCATCATGTTACCGCATGTGTGGCCTTGGCTGCCTGGAACTACTTCTGCGTTACGCAGGACATGGAGTGGCTTAAAACAAAGGGATGGCCTATCCTTTCGGCCACCGCCGAATTTTGGGCAAGCCGTGTTGATAGACGCGCGGATGGTAAGTTCGACATAAAGAACGTGGTTGCCGCCGACGAATGGGCCGAAAATGTGGATAATAATGCATTTACTAACGCAGCCGCTAAGGCCAACTTTAGGAATGCTAACGCTGCTGCCAAGCTGCTAGGGTTAAAGGTGAATACCACCTGGGAAAATATGGCCAACAACTTGGTTATTGAGCGTTTTGCCGACGGTGTGATTCGCGAGCACGCCACCTACAACGGCGAGAAGATAAAGCAGGCCGATGTAAACCTGCTTGCCTATCCGTTGAGCGAGGTTACTGATGCCGCACAGATAAAAAAGGATTTGGAGTACTACGAGGTTAGAGTGCCAGAGCGCAATACGCCCGCCATGACGCAGGCCATTTTTGCGCTGCTTTACAGCCGAATTGGCAATGCCGACAAGGCGCAGCATTTCTTTCACGATGCCTACAAGCCAAACCTGCTTCCGCCTTTTAACGTAATCGCCGAAACAAAGGGGGGCGATAATCCCTACTTTGTAACAGGCGCCGGTGGCGCGTTACAGGCCGTTATGATGGGTTTTGGCGGGTTAGAAATTACCCCCAAAGGAATTGTACAGGTAGGTAGCGTACTCCCTAAGGGATGGAAGTCGCTTACCATTAAAGGCGTAGGGCTCGATAAGAAGACCTATACCAAAACGGCCAAGTAG
- a CDS encoding DUF5694 domain-containing protein, translated as MKLAVSFALCMLLSVGLFAQASIKKEKTKVMTLGVFHFDYPNLDYKKVSDKDKISVLDEPFQSEIVAIARAIEEFKPTIVVVECEPKHQRRIDSLYTEYAQGRFMLKKNEIYQLGFRIAKDRGLAKVHCVDDFGNRFASLEQMLADSVREARFWKYYEYINDSLYRDEPEEGRVSSIVDAFLKANDPDRVKRDLGGYLQGPFSYEEQPGDFMGVDFETGRWFNRNLRIYRNIQRVPHTSKDRILVIFGSGHLNLLNPFIDASREFELVSSYPYLRKAKNLKR; from the coding sequence ATGAAATTGGCAGTGTCGTTTGCGTTGTGCATGCTGTTGTCTGTAGGCCTATTCGCTCAGGCAAGTATAAAAAAGGAGAAGACGAAGGTGATGACTTTGGGGGTATTTCATTTCGACTATCCCAACTTGGATTATAAAAAGGTGAGCGATAAGGATAAGATATCGGTTTTAGACGAGCCTTTCCAGTCGGAGATCGTGGCTATTGCAAGGGCTATTGAGGAGTTTAAGCCAACCATTGTGGTTGTTGAGTGCGAGCCAAAGCACCAGCGCCGAATCGATTCGTTGTATACCGAGTATGCGCAGGGGCGTTTTATGTTGAAGAAGAATGAGATTTACCAGCTGGGGTTTCGGATTGCAAAGGATAGAGGCCTGGCAAAGGTGCATTGCGTCGACGACTTTGGAAATCGATTTGCGAGCTTGGAGCAGATGCTTGCCGATAGCGTAAGGGAGGCTCGTTTTTGGAAGTACTACGAATATATCAACGATTCGTTGTACCGAGACGAGCCGGAAGAGGGGCGTGTGAGTAGCATTGTCGATGCATTTTTGAAGGCAAACGATCCGGATAGAGTTAAGCGCGACTTGGGGGGATACCTTCAGGGCCCGTTTAGCTACGAGGAGCAACCCGGCGATTTTATGGGCGTTGATTTTGAAACGGGGAGGTGGTTTAACCGAAATCTTCGAATATACCGCAACATCCAGCGAGTTCCGCACACGTCGAAGGATCGAATTTTGGTGATATTTGGCTCTGGCCATCTAAATCTACTCAACCCATTCATCGACGCCTCGCGCGAATTTGAGCTGGTATCGTCTTACCCTTACTTGAGAAAGGCTAAAAACCTGAAAAGGTAG